One window from the genome of Dermacentor silvarum isolate Dsil-2018 chromosome 7, BIME_Dsil_1.4, whole genome shotgun sequence encodes:
- the LOC119459111 gene encoding carbonic anhydrase 1: MSSVNTLFECAADCCFGKTIKGVLKSIGNKQSPINIEPRGVRPDPSLSENPLKWSDGDLWCTSLSNTGATWQVNVKARGPNIRGGPLQHDYQLDRLHAHWSKNSETGSEHAVDGKYYAGELHLVHFNAELYKSFSEAAPSEQGLAVLAVFLKEGAPHPQLKGIVDCIPYITYKGMECALQQPLDFVSLIPAGSSYWTYEGSLTTPPWYENVTWIVYKQPIEVSPEQLVVFRKLMSYEERVDPQKSTDGPIDSNVRPIQPLNRRVVREPFGKQPDSVPIS, encoded by the coding sequence ATGTCTTCCGTAAACACGCTGTTTGAGTGCGCTGCTGACTGTTGTTTCGGGAAGACAATCAAAGGCGTCTTAAAGTCGATAGGAAACAAGCAGTCGCCCATAAATATTGAGCCACGAGGAGTTAGGCCGGATCCGTCCCTGAGCGAGAACCCGCTGAAGTGGTCGGACGGTGACTTGTGGTGTACGAGTCTCTCCAACACCGGTGCCACGTGGCAGGTAAACGTCAAGGCACGGGGACCTAACATTCGCGGGGGACCTCTGCAGCACGACTACCAACTGGACCGGTTGCACGCACACTGGAGCAAAAACAGCGAAACCGGCAGTGAGCACGCCGTCGACGGGAAGTACTACGCCGGCGAACTGCATCTGGTTCACTTCAACGCTGAATTGTACAAGTCGTTTTCGGAGGCTGCCCCATCCGAACAAGGGCTCGCAGTGCTGGCTGTGTTCTTGAAGGAAGGTGCGCCTCACCCGCAGCTGAAGGGCATCGTCGATTGCATCCCGTACATCACATACAAGGGGATGGAATGCGCATTGCAGCAGCCTTTAGACTTCGTCTCGCTGATTCCCGCGGGAAGTTCCTACTGGACATACGAAGGCTCACTGACCACGCCGCCATGGTACGAGAACGTGACTTGGATTGTCTACAAGCAGCCCATCGAAGTGTCGCCCGAGCAGTTGGTGGTATTTCGCAAGTTGATGTCTTACGAGGAAAGAGTGGATCCACAGAAGTCAACCGATGGCCCTATTGACAGCAACGTGCGACCCATACAACCTCTGAACCGCCGCGTTGTGCGAGAGCCCTTTGGGAAGCAGCCAGACAGCGTCCCTATTTCTTAG